Proteins found in one bacterium genomic segment:
- a CDS encoding type II toxin-antitoxin system VapC family toxin — MVLIDSNIPMYLIGKEHPLKIRAIRLCHELILQEERLVTDTEVLQEILHRYTAIKRRDAIQPCFDALLGIVDRVLPVDLSDVQKAKELLLGYKKLSARDALHASIMQKHEIVQILTFDIGFDLLPGLTRIH, encoded by the coding sequence ATGGTACTGATCGATTCCAACATTCCGATGTACCTGATCGGAAAAGAACATCCACTAAAAATTAGAGCGATTCGTCTCTGTCATGAACTGATCTTGCAGGAGGAACGCCTTGTTACCGACACCGAAGTTTTGCAAGAAATTCTTCACCGGTACACCGCGATTAAAAGGCGGGATGCAATACAGCCTTGTTTCGATGCTTTGCTCGGTATTGTGGATCGGGTGCTACCGGTTGATCTATCCGATGTGCAGAAAGCAAAAGAGCTTCTCCTCGGTTACAAGAAATTGTCAGCGCGGGACGCTCTTCATGCTTCCATCATGCAAAAACATGAAATTGTTCAGATTCTAACGTTCGATATCGGTTTCGATCTGCTGCCGGGGCTCACCAGAATCCACTGA
- a CDS encoding protein kinase: protein MSLQPGQHLGPYEIEKLLGRGGMGEVYLARDTRLNRRVAIKVLPSEILPGSDLMRRFRREAGFAAALNHPNICTIHETGELDGQTYICMEYVEGITLNERIKQSRMELPEILDVAIQIADALDEARKKNIIHRDIKSVNILLSDRDRVKILDFGLAKQMRDSEQWSEQATEPYLSQTGDVRGTPAFMSPEQALGKKIDHRSDIFSFGVVLYQMLTGRLPFTGSSTTEVVDSILHKAPTPVTRFNDDVPVELVRVLNKMLEKDPEMRYQSVHEVWADLKRIKAETGEGKAFDRKKAWGYAATAAAILIAVAIGWIYFPRNEVKPSISQPAVAKKEQHSLAVLLFRYTGNDPSRNYLGILVTDGLIAGLQTVPGLAIAPYANVREIKESTPIKEIAGDLGVRWIIKGNVTVQGENTQVTTEVYSADGSRILNQKLIGSPVATLDLIKKSILSAIEVNTAPPKDIEQVRTPSMDAYKTYLDARNHEEGWDVEGNQEEAIRLYREALQIDPDFAAAHARLAMALVRQFHLLHHPSLLSSSSEEAKRALALDSDLPEALLAHGIVQLESGNSAEAKNAFARALSLAPGDDSACKNLATVYSSLGRNREAREMYQRSIDLRPNYWVNHYELGRFESQLGGDLKSAKLHLERAIELHAEGFAPLVMLGLVHYNLGNLEDAEISFRRSLERSPNRYAYNNLGLIHYYRGQYDLALRNWQTLLNEMPDRPVYQNNVGDALRQLKQLDQANAMYLKAISAFREALKLNRLDDDSRAGLGMALAGVGQCKEAFDQTREVLSRHADSPELTAYAAITVSRCGDYNWAKQIVLASIARDNLSMIQFDPDLEPVRRLPDVKQALSRVQQLTSSAGPQP, encoded by the coding sequence ATGAGCCTGCAACCTGGTCAGCACCTGGGTCCTTACGAAATTGAAAAACTTCTCGGTCGGGGAGGAATGGGCGAGGTTTATCTTGCCAGAGACACACGTTTGAACCGCCGCGTGGCAATCAAAGTTCTCCCTTCCGAGATCTTACCTGGCTCCGACTTGATGCGACGCTTTCGCAGGGAAGCAGGGTTCGCTGCGGCGTTGAACCATCCCAACATTTGCACCATCCATGAAACGGGAGAATTGGACGGACAGACGTACATCTGCATGGAGTATGTTGAAGGAATAACCCTGAACGAACGCATCAAACAGTCACGAATGGAATTGCCGGAGATTCTGGATGTAGCGATTCAGATCGCTGACGCGCTGGATGAAGCTCGCAAAAAAAATATTATTCATCGCGATATCAAGAGCGTGAACATCCTGTTATCCGACCGGGATCGCGTGAAGATTCTTGATTTCGGTCTTGCAAAACAAATGCGTGACTCGGAGCAATGGAGCGAACAGGCAACTGAACCTTACTTGAGTCAAACGGGAGATGTACGCGGCACGCCTGCATTCATGTCACCCGAACAGGCCCTGGGGAAAAAGATCGATCATCGTAGTGACATTTTTTCTTTTGGAGTTGTTCTGTATCAAATGCTCACTGGACGGTTACCCTTCACCGGAAGCTCCACAACCGAAGTGGTCGATTCGATTTTACACAAGGCGCCCACTCCCGTGACGCGCTTTAATGATGATGTTCCGGTGGAGCTCGTGCGCGTGCTGAACAAAATGCTCGAAAAAGATCCGGAAATGCGCTATCAGTCCGTGCATGAAGTCTGGGCAGATCTAAAACGGATCAAAGCAGAAACCGGCGAGGGAAAGGCGTTCGATCGCAAGAAGGCCTGGGGCTACGCAGCGACTGCTGCGGCGATTTTGATTGCTGTAGCAATCGGATGGATCTATTTCCCGCGTAATGAGGTTAAGCCATCAATCTCGCAACCGGCGGTTGCAAAGAAGGAACAGCATTCTCTTGCAGTCCTCCTTTTTCGTTATACAGGAAACGATCCCTCACGGAATTATCTTGGGATCCTTGTCACTGATGGTTTGATTGCCGGTTTGCAAACCGTGCCGGGTCTTGCAATCGCTCCTTATGCAAACGTGCGCGAGATTAAAGAATCGACTCCCATTAAAGAGATCGCGGGGGATCTCGGCGTTCGTTGGATCATTAAAGGAAACGTCACTGTGCAAGGCGAGAACACACAAGTCACAACGGAGGTTTACTCCGCTGATGGTTCGCGAATCTTGAATCAAAAACTTATCGGATCGCCGGTAGCAACCCTGGATCTCATCAAAAAGAGCATTTTAAGCGCCATTGAAGTTAATACAGCTCCCCCCAAGGATATAGAGCAGGTGCGTACGCCCAGCATGGATGCCTACAAAACGTATCTCGACGCGAGAAATCACGAGGAAGGCTGGGACGTGGAAGGTAATCAGGAAGAGGCCATCAGATTGTATCGCGAAGCTCTTCAAATCGATCCTGATTTTGCGGCTGCTCATGCTCGCCTTGCTATGGCTCTTGTAAGGCAATTTCATCTTTTGCACCACCCTTCGTTACTTTCATCATCCAGCGAAGAAGCGAAACGCGCTCTTGCATTAGATTCGGATTTGCCTGAGGCTTTGCTTGCTCATGGAATAGTACAGTTAGAAAGCGGAAACTCAGCAGAGGCAAAGAACGCCTTTGCCAGAGCACTATCTCTTGCCCCCGGAGATGATTCAGCGTGTAAGAATCTAGCCACCGTGTATTCTTCACTCGGACGGAATAGAGAAGCACGGGAAATGTATCAACGTTCAATTGATCTGCGTCCCAACTACTGGGTAAATCATTATGAATTAGGTAGGTTCGAATCACAGCTTGGCGGCGATCTCAAATCCGCTAAATTGCATCTCGAAAGGGCAATTGAACTCCATGCGGAAGGATTTGCTCCTTTGGTCATGTTAGGGCTTGTCCATTACAATCTTGGAAATCTTGAAGACGCAGAAATCTCTTTCCGCAGGTCGTTAGAGCGCTCTCCTAATAGATATGCATATAACAATCTGGGATTGATTCACTACTATCGAGGTCAATATGATCTCGCCTTAAGAAACTGGCAGACACTTCTAAACGAAATGCCGGACCGGCCGGTGTACCAGAACAATGTAGGTGATGCACTACGACAATTGAAGCAATTGGATCAGGCGAACGCAATGTATCTCAAAGCCATCAGTGCATTTCGGGAAGCTTTAAAACTGAATCGTTTAGATGATGACAGCCGGGCTGGGTTAGGAATGGCTCTGGCAGGAGTAGGACAATGCAAAGAGGCGTTCGATCAGACGCGCGAGGTTTTATCTCGGCACGCGGACAGTCCTGAATTAACTGCTTATGCGGCAATTACAGTCAGCCGTTGTGGTGATTACAATTGGGCAAAACAGATTGTGCTGGCTTCTATCGCCAGAGATAATCTATCCATGATCCAGTTTGACCCTGATTTAGAGCCGGTCAGACGACTACCGGATGTTAAACAAGCTCTGTCGCGCGTTCAGCAACTTACTTCCTCGGCGGGACCTCAACCATAG
- a CDS encoding FAD-dependent oxidoreductase, whose protein sequence is MKQNFDAIVIGGGLAGLTAATFLARGGKSIILFEKSTRAGGRAVTENEAGFQMNLGPHALYRSGEGFKILSELGIKFTGKSPSAKRSHVFYKNKLTKLPYEPFSLTGSNLFDSWRCKFELIRFFKNVEKTQTAELQNQNLKHWLDQTFQHQEVRDFVTMLLRIATYTNDAENLSAGAALSQLQMVLAKGVLYLDHGWQVLVDGLRAAAEDAGVQILTQRPVERIDRESSVRGVDLANGESYLANNVILATSATEAARLLGLPQLDLMPVKMAALTVGLNRLPFPKLLAAFGMDSPWYLSVHSAWAKLTMEKGAALIHAGKYLVPGKESHAESDRLELEQFLDICQPGWKNELVAYSYLPKMTVATAEVTAAANGFQGRPAVEVKEVAGLYLCGDWVGDRGMLCDASFASAKKAAEIILNKQDKAQKVA, encoded by the coding sequence ATGAAACAGAACTTCGATGCAATTGTTATTGGAGGCGGTCTGGCCGGATTGACGGCTGCAACATTTCTTGCACGCGGCGGTAAATCTATAATTCTATTTGAGAAATCTACACGCGCAGGCGGGCGCGCAGTAACGGAGAATGAAGCTGGATTTCAGATGAATCTCGGGCCACACGCGCTCTACCGGAGTGGAGAAGGATTCAAGATCTTGAGTGAACTCGGCATCAAGTTCACTGGTAAATCGCCCTCAGCTAAAAGAAGTCACGTTTTCTACAAGAATAAACTCACGAAACTTCCGTACGAGCCCTTCTCACTAACCGGGTCTAATCTCTTTGATTCCTGGCGATGCAAATTCGAACTCATCCGGTTCTTCAAGAATGTGGAGAAGACTCAAACGGCGGAGCTGCAAAATCAAAATCTAAAACACTGGCTCGATCAGACATTTCAACACCAGGAAGTTCGAGACTTTGTGACCATGTTATTGCGCATTGCGACATACACCAACGACGCCGAGAATCTGAGCGCTGGCGCAGCGTTATCGCAATTGCAGATGGTACTTGCCAAGGGCGTCCTGTATTTGGATCACGGGTGGCAAGTTCTGGTGGATGGTTTGCGCGCAGCAGCGGAAGATGCCGGAGTTCAAATATTGACGCAGAGACCGGTAGAGAGAATCGATCGGGAATCATCTGTGCGTGGCGTCGACCTGGCAAACGGTGAGTCTTATCTTGCGAATAACGTCATTCTGGCGACTAGCGCCACCGAAGCAGCAAGATTGTTGGGACTTCCTCAGCTGGATTTGATGCCGGTGAAAATGGCTGCTCTGACTGTCGGACTCAATAGGCTTCCCTTCCCAAAACTTCTCGCTGCATTCGGCATGGATTCACCTTGGTACCTGTCCGTACATTCCGCGTGGGCCAAACTCACAATGGAAAAAGGCGCGGCATTGATCCACGCTGGAAAATACTTAGTGCCCGGAAAGGAATCGCATGCTGAATCAGATCGCTTGGAGCTGGAACAATTTCTAGACATTTGCCAACCGGGATGGAAGAACGAGCTAGTCGCTTACAGTTATCTTCCAAAAATGACAGTTGCAACCGCAGAAGTGACGGCCGCTGCAAACGGATTTCAGGGAAGGCCGGCTGTAGAAGTGAAGGAAGTGGCCGGTTTGTATCTATGTGGAGATTGGGTAGGGGATCGCGGGATGCTGTGCGATGCAAGTTTTGCAAGCGCGAAAAAGGCTGCGGAAATCATACTCAACAAGCAAGACAAAGCGCAAAAAGTGGCCTAG
- a CDS encoding S8 family peptidase, which produces MRKSYVFFFLVFVLTAAYAAAQSKYIPAKKNPVKGQYIVVLDEKFLSGPSGVRQTAKDLGFRYNGKIRNLYEHALKGFSIRMPEARARQLSADTRVKFVEEDSVVRTFATQSPATWGLDRIDQRNLPLNNTYVYNATGAGVHAYIIDTGIRATHTEFSSRMGNGFTSINDGNGTNDCHGHGTHVAGTTGGTTYGVAKSVVLHPVRVLNCSGSGTWEQVIAGVDWVTANAVDPAVANMSLGGGANSAVDTAVTNSIASGVTYAIAAGNSNADACGFSPARTPNAITAGATTISDARSSFSNFGTCLDIFAPGSSITSAWNTSDTATNTISGTSMASPHVAGAAALYLEGNPTASPAAVANALTSNATAGVVTSPGTGSPNLLLYTGFIGGGGGCSQTANLSSSLNAKNNTKTSALTPAFTIGSASSAQLNWSLSGNTNLTDCAQIVLRAPDSSTQVVKPFSQANDGTESVLSLYQSAGPGTYTLELTEATGCGNNGRNARITSASMQVQGSSCP; this is translated from the coding sequence ATGAGAAAATCTTATGTTTTTTTCTTTCTCGTTTTTGTTCTGACGGCTGCGTACGCGGCTGCTCAGAGCAAATACATTCCAGCAAAAAAGAATCCTGTGAAGGGCCAATACATCGTTGTGTTGGATGAAAAATTCCTATCCGGTCCATCTGGGGTCCGTCAGACAGCAAAAGACCTCGGGTTCCGGTACAACGGGAAGATCCGCAACCTTTACGAACATGCCCTCAAGGGTTTTTCTATCCGGATGCCGGAAGCACGCGCGCGACAGCTAAGCGCCGATACTCGCGTAAAATTTGTGGAAGAAGATAGTGTGGTCAGGACATTTGCCACTCAATCGCCCGCCACGTGGGGACTGGACCGTATCGATCAGCGGAATCTGCCGCTGAATAACACCTATGTGTACAACGCTACAGGCGCAGGTGTGCACGCTTACATTATTGATACCGGGATTCGTGCAACACACACCGAGTTCTCCAGTCGGATGGGAAATGGATTCACTTCAATCAATGATGGAAATGGAACCAACGATTGTCATGGCCACGGCACGCACGTGGCCGGGACGACTGGTGGAACCACATACGGAGTTGCAAAATCAGTTGTCTTGCATCCGGTACGCGTTCTAAACTGCAGCGGCTCCGGCACATGGGAGCAAGTCATTGCCGGAGTGGACTGGGTTACTGCTAATGCTGTGGATCCCGCCGTAGCCAACATGAGTTTAGGTGGTGGCGCAAATTCAGCCGTGGATACCGCTGTGACAAATTCCATAGCATCCGGCGTTACGTATGCAATTGCAGCAGGAAACAGCAACGCGGATGCTTGTGGTTTCTCACCGGCAAGAACGCCCAACGCAATAACGGCTGGTGCCACTACGATCAGCGATGCGCGTTCCTCATTCTCGAACTTTGGAACGTGTTTGGATATTTTTGCTCCCGGTTCGAGTATCACTTCCGCTTGGAACACCAGCGATACCGCAACGAATACGATCAGTGGAACTTCGATGGCTTCGCCGCACGTTGCGGGTGCCGCGGCCTTGTATCTGGAAGGGAATCCGACAGCCAGTCCTGCAGCTGTCGCCAACGCATTGACGAGTAATGCAACAGCTGGAGTTGTAACCAGTCCGGGAACCGGTTCACCCAATCTCTTGCTTTACACAGGCTTTATCGGAGGCGGTGGTGGATGTTCTCAAACCGCTAACCTGTCCAGTTCACTGAACGCCAAGAACAATACAAAGACTTCTGCTCTTACACCCGCTTTCACAATTGGTTCGGCTAGCAGTGCGCAGCTCAATTGGAGTCTCAGCGGTAACACCAACCTTACAGACTGTGCACAAATCGTTTTGCGCGCTCCCGATTCATCGACTCAAGTTGTGAAGCCTTTTAGCCAGGCCAATGATGGTACTGAATCAGTGTTGAGTCTTTATCAATCAGCCGGTCCGGGAACCTATACATTGGAGCTAACCGAAGCAACTGGTTGCGGAAACAACGGTCGCAATGCAAGGATTACAAGCGCGAGTATGCAGGTTCAAGGCAGTTCCTGTCCTTAG
- a CDS encoding DJ-1/PfpI family protein translates to MKTVFLSLAIFFCASAFGADAPLNVGFLVLPSVYNSELMAPYDIFHHTVFHTKPGMRVFTVSENQKAIRTFEGLHLGIEYTFADAPAIDVLVIPSAEHNMDADLQNQAVRNWVKKTADKARYVVTLCDGAFILANTGLLDGKKATTFPSDIDAFRKQFPKINTLENYSFVHDGKYLTSQGGARSYDVAMYLVDLLYGEKVAAGVGRGLIISWPQPGLTYHRAGQ, encoded by the coding sequence ATGAAAACTGTATTTCTTTCATTGGCCATTTTCTTTTGCGCGAGCGCATTTGGCGCTGATGCTCCGCTGAACGTCGGATTTCTGGTTCTACCGTCCGTATACAACAGCGAGCTGATGGCTCCATACGACATATTTCATCACACTGTGTTTCACACAAAACCGGGGATGCGCGTGTTTACTGTTTCCGAGAATCAGAAGGCGATCCGGACATTCGAAGGATTGCACCTTGGAATCGAATACACTTTCGCAGACGCACCGGCGATTGATGTCCTTGTGATTCCCAGCGCCGAACACAACATGGATGCCGATCTGCAGAATCAGGCGGTGCGGAACTGGGTAAAGAAGACAGCGGACAAGGCCAGGTACGTCGTGACGCTGTGTGATGGCGCTTTCATTCTTGCCAATACGGGTTTGCTGGATGGTAAGAAGGCGACAACCTTTCCGTCGGATATTGACGCGTTCAGAAAGCAGTTTCCCAAAATAAATACTCTGGAAAACTATAGTTTTGTTCACGATGGAAAGTATTTGACGTCACAGGGGGGCGCGCGCAGTTATGATGTTGCCATGTATCTGGTGGACCTCCTTTACGGTGAGAAGGTCGCGGCGGGAGTCGGGCGTGGTCTGATTATTTCATGGCCGCAGCCGGGCTTAACTTATCACCGGGCGGGACAGTAA
- a CDS encoding RNA polymerase sigma-70 factor, translating into MLEDRLQIFEQYRAMLFSMAYRMLGTISDAEDMVQETFLRWHKPSEVDVHAPKSYLATTLTRLCLDHLQSARVKREQYVGPWLPEPVFTQPDLDSRFAESLAMGFLLLMESLSPAERAVFLLREVFEFEFSEIAEIIMKNEQNCRQLVRRARKQISERRPRFETSRADRDRLLNEFVHASSSGDLQGLLRLLKEDATLISDGGGKVAAALNPILGADRVSRFILGVMPKLPAGLTMSYVEVNGVPGIAFYIGNQPHSVIVPEVAGNTIQSIYIISNPDKLKGLLSRPVIS; encoded by the coding sequence ATGTTAGAGGATCGCCTTCAAATCTTTGAGCAATACCGGGCGATGCTTTTTTCCATGGCTTACCGCATGCTGGGAACGATCTCCGACGCGGAAGACATGGTGCAGGAAACTTTTCTGCGTTGGCATAAACCTTCGGAGGTGGATGTGCACGCTCCAAAGTCCTATCTGGCTACAACTCTCACGCGTCTCTGCCTGGATCACCTTCAATCCGCCCGGGTAAAACGCGAACAATATGTCGGGCCATGGCTGCCCGAACCGGTTTTCACTCAACCGGATCTCGATTCAAGATTCGCAGAAAGTCTTGCAATGGGATTTCTATTACTGATGGAATCTCTCTCTCCGGCTGAGCGTGCCGTATTTCTTCTGCGGGAAGTTTTCGAATTCGAATTTTCGGAGATTGCAGAAATCATTATGAAAAACGAACAGAATTGCAGACAGCTCGTCCGGCGCGCTCGAAAACAAATTTCTGAGCGCAGGCCCCGATTTGAAACGTCTCGCGCAGACAGAGACCGCTTGCTGAATGAGTTCGTCCATGCTTCCTCCAGCGGAGATCTGCAAGGATTGCTCAGGTTACTCAAAGAGGATGCGACTCTCATCTCTGATGGCGGCGGAAAAGTTGCCGCAGCTTTGAATCCCATCCTTGGAGCCGACAGGGTGTCCCGCTTTATTCTGGGAGTGATGCCGAAACTTCCGGCCGGTCTGACAATGTCCTATGTAGAAGTGAACGGTGTTCCGGGAATTGCGTTTTATATCGGCAACCAGCCTCACAGTGTGATCGTTCCCGAAGTGGCCGGCAATACCATCCAATCTATCTACATTATTAGTAATCCCGACAAACTCAAAGGTTTACTGTCCCGCCCGGTGATAAGTTAA
- a CDS encoding F0F1 ATP synthase subunit epsilon, with translation MATLPTSIRLEIVTPERLLLSEEVQEVTIPGSEGYLGVLPGHLPLLTTLGVGVLSYHQAGKKHSFAVSGGFAEVLGDRVIVLAETVERPEEIDVQRAQEAKQKAEQLLHSKEQIDVEAAMASLLKATTRIQVAEMRS, from the coding sequence ATGGCAACTCTCCCTACAAGTATCCGGCTGGAAATTGTTACACCGGAACGTTTGCTTCTTTCAGAAGAGGTGCAGGAAGTAACCATTCCCGGTTCAGAAGGGTATCTGGGTGTCTTGCCAGGGCATCTTCCTTTGCTGACAACTCTGGGTGTGGGCGTTCTCAGTTATCATCAGGCGGGCAAAAAACATAGCTTTGCTGTGAGCGGCGGATTTGCGGAAGTGCTCGGTGATCGCGTGATCGTTCTTGCAGAAACTGTGGAACGTCCGGAAGAAATTGATGTGCAGCGCGCGCAGGAAGCAAAACAAAAAGCTGAACAATTGCTCCATTCCAAAGAACAAATCGATGTTGAAGCAGCAATGGCTTCGCTGTTAAAAGCTACCACCCGCATTCAAGTCGCCGAAATGCGTTCCTAG